From the Manduca sexta isolate Smith_Timp_Sample1 unplaced genomic scaffold, JHU_Msex_v1.0 HiC_scaffold_2776, whole genome shotgun sequence genome, the window ATAGTGCTGACAAAAGGAGATACTAAATTGAATTCATCCAATAAAAAGAAAggaaaacaagtaaaaatatcagaaaacatATTCCTAaatttcgtttgaaaacaacaGGTGAATCTGCTTGTTTAACTACAGGTGTTAATGAGTAATACCTTTAGTACTGACAGATGTACAACATTTACTATTGCACTCACTATTAGGAGTCTCAACTTATCACAAGTACCCGTTGGTATGTGTTGGAAAAATGTGGCCACATATCTCAAACAACATGCCTCATTTTAGAAGGCCTCTCTATAAACAACTTAGAAAATAACTTGGataagttaatatatttaaagaattcaTGTAATCACAGTGTAGAAATTTTGACTCCTTCAGTCTACAAAGGATCCTTGGTACAAGAACTTGCACAGGTTCCTTTATCTGATGCAGAAAAGGAAAGTTTAATACAGAAGTATGGAAGTATGAATCTAGCATTGGAAGTTAGAAAAGATTTGATGGTGATGATGCGAGCTGTGTTTCCCATTGAGGATAGTATTTCACACAGTTTAGATGAAGAAACAGATACCCAAGACATTCAAGACAAGTTTCCTAGAACTCAGCTTATATTATCTGCGTGGCAATTAATTGATGAAAACTATCCTGTGCCACTAAAAGGcaaattaaaaaatgcatattCAGATTACATAATGACCAAAGATAAGTACATGCCTGTAACAGCAAATTCTCCTCTGTTTGGATTAGATTGTGAAATGTGTATGACAGATGCTGGTTTAGAATTGACTCGTGTTTCTCTTGTCAATGAAAAGCATGAAAGTGTGTATGAGGCCTTAGTCAAACCGTATAatgatattactaattatttgaCAAGATATTCTGGCATTACCAAGACATTGTTAAATGATGTCTCAAAAGGCTAGAGGATGTACAAAGAGATATAAGGGACCTATTACCTGCAGATGCAATATTAGTTGGCCAATCACTAAACTCTGATTTACATGCTCTAAAAATGATGCATCCATACATTATAGACACTAGTCTAGTATACAATTTTACAGGAGAAAGAACTCGTAAACCAAAATTAAAACATTGGCAAAAGAGTTTTTAAATGAAGACATTCAAAGTGGAAGTGGTGGACATTGTTCTGTTGAGGATTCTATAGCATCTTTAAAATTGGTACAACTGAAGCTCAGCAAGAATCTAGAGTTTGGGGATGCAGTACATACAAATAGACAGAAATACAAAGAGAATGTGGTAAAAATGATACAGTCTCCACAGTATACAATGTCTATATTCAACGAATGATGGAACAAAAAGTCTTCCATAATTGTAGGATGTGATGATATCACTGGTGACTATCATGCATTTTATCAAGTGCAAAAGAAAATGCAGCATCACAGTTCAAGAAGGCAAATCCTAAGAAAATAAAGTTATCTACTGTTGACTCAATAGATGAAGTTATTTCTACCTTATGCAAGTCTACAAATGAATGTAATTTTTCTATGGCTCATTTAAAGCTAGATGTTCGAGATGAGAATGAATTGGAGCAGATAACTAAAGTTGATAAATGGATGGAAACAATTTGGAACAGCCTAGAGCAATCAGctctttttgttgtaatatttggtggtacaactaataataatggtgttgctataataaaaattaaaacttaaaaatacatacattagtTGTTATTGTGTATTGTGTTAGAATATGAAACTGATTTCATCTTTCATGCAGTTAAAGAAAAAGATGACAAGACATGAGACAAACATACATTCATAAGCATAACATTAGCCCAAACAAGAGTTTTTATGGCTAAATAAGCAAAAGCTCTCCATACTTTAACATAAGCCTCCTTGtaaatagtttttccgggataaaatccgttgagtagattTTTGTGTTTCTCGCGATCGGACAGGCAGAAATGCGGCAGGGGACTTTCTTTTCGAAAACAattcgtacatttgttcatgtatttatttcgcTTAGCtggcaattttaaattactaatttttaatttttatcaagcaccgactctaaaattggtaaccagtatataggtaatgttaaattagtttttggttttaagtggtttttgaaggcagttttattttttgttaaactgattttattttttgttttttttttttgtgttagtaataatCATGAGACCAAATGGCAAACGCTCGTTCAAACATTAAAAGAATTTACTATATCAGTCGATGCCTCTTCGAGTATCTCCTTGGTGTTAAGGAGTTGTACCTTCCATCATCAGTTCAGCTACATAACATGATGATTACCATACGCAAGTAGGTACTtaagttactttataaaattgacGAAAAAGGACGTGCAGGCCTATAAAATTTGATGATTGCCCTCGATTTCTCCAGGATCCAATCATCAGATCCTGACTTGGTGAATATGGGACCAAGTATCtcctttcgaacaaaaaaaggATTTTGAACATCGGTCCACAAATGGCggagtaatcgcgtaacaaacacacaaataaaacatacatataagtcggttaaaatgttcagctttatataacaaaaaagtataGATACCTactaatctatatttttttataggaatcATTACCTATTCGACATTTGGTCAACTCTTAAAACAATGCCTCCTATGCATTTCCTCAAGTACAACCTTTGCATTTGGTGGCATTTACGTTATCACCAGAACCAATTAACTAGAGTTATCACTGTTATACCAAGAGcgtctttaaatatttcaaactcaAGCTTACAATTTTGGAGTTTTCTTTGGAGGTTTTAAATATCTGTCACATGGCAACACTGAGGGACTGAAAATCTATGTCAGGTAGGGGTTCATGCACATCGTTTATGCATGGTCAAATATGCATGGAGTTCATAGTAAAGTACACGGAGCTAATAATGTAGTACAGATCCATTTAAAAACTAGAATTTGTAGCAGAGGTTTTTAATGGTTTGGTTTGAAGCAAGTTGAACAGTCATTTTCTGCGAATTGCACAAAGTCTTTTGGCAGCACTGCTTTTagctatgaataaataaagagcaaagtttgttttttttgtctCTGTTCACTGTTGTAATAAATAGGTATCGTATAACTTTCATCTATATTACTTTACTCTATGCGTATAACCAACTTTCCAAATTCCGAAACCTATTTTCTTCCTGTAATATGTTTCCCTAACTTTATTGACATTGGCGTAGCACAACAACACAGTCGCTCGTaaccatatataaaaaaaaaaattgagatacagacaaatgataaagtttatttttgttcgtgtagaaaaataatctgtacacaatattatgtacactCTGATGTACACAAATAAACGAATTTTAAAAACACTACGTTTCTCATTATTCGATCGAAAacgtatgttaaatatttatgaatgaactGTCCTCACAGAGAAATATGAATTGCAATACTATGTTAGTCGAGTCTCGCACAGGTGAGTTTTCAGTaccattattattagtattaccCATCGGCTAACTTGATAATATTAgcatgattataattaatttaaataagtgaaataacttaaaaacatacaaattttttccatactctaatatttttaacatattttacagtGTAGtccatatacatacatatgtaataTCTTGTATTTATTGTCATAACAGAACAAGATTGTGCAGTCTGTTTACAAAAATGCCAACATCCAACACAATTGCCTTGTGGAcatgtgttttgttttctttgtgttAAGGTAAGCACTTTTATCGTCTCTGCTACTTAACACTATTTTCAATATATGGTTCTTAAGAAATTGTCTAATCACTTCATACTTGAGATCtgacaatattaattacatacattacaaTACTAGTAGTACATAAGTTAATAACACCAGGAGAACCATaaaacctatattataatttgcacaCAATCTAAGAcaactaaataatattgaaaaagtaTCCCATATTTTaacctaaatataataaactatgcCTGGGATATTTCGGTATTATTTGGAAATCTTTAATCATAATCAATTAACTGctcagttttattttcttcagTATTATATCACAACATATTACATAAAGTCCATTGGCACTTTTAGATGCAAGAGCTGTAGACCATATCTCAGGTACCTCAGATTTATACTGCTGTAATCGGGTGTAAAGAGAATTAAAGCAAAATGGGCTCTCAGTGTGTATGGCAAGCCAGAGCAAGTAACTAGACTACGTGGCCAATGATTGtgaattttacaaaagaaataatcaTTGGTAGTGCCATATAAAGGGTTAAATAGGGTGTAATTGCAAAGGGTTTGACTATATTTAAAGTGTTTTCCTAGACTATAATAAAACATGGGTTGTATATTTCAGGGTGTTGCATTTCAAAGTCGAAAATGTGCAATGTGCGTTGCAGAAATACCTGTTGATTATCTAGACAATCCAGTGTTGTTAGAGGATGTCTCATCAGCCCAGTCAAATGATGATGATTCAAATCAAAAATATCAGTGGTATTATGAAGGAAGGaatggtaatttatattttcttcctTTTATTTGTTTCACAATCCAATTGTATTGTctacaattttacttaattcTATTCATAGTTTtggtacttatttatataaatgtatgttcttgttataaataatttattttccaagaTAATGGCAATATAGCTACCTAATTTTCATACCAACTACATATAAATTTTTTACTACCATATAATGTGAAAGGGATGAGTCAACAGTTTTTCAAATTGCTTGCCTGTGATCATGATTCAAAACTTCATAGCCCTTTCCATCCGTATGTACTGTATCGTAATttttctacattttaaaattatctttgtagtgttattgtattgcatgcgcggtggGACCACTGTTCTAAGGTTCTGCGTTCAAATCATGGAAAGTTATATtcaggtttttctactcagtataagcccagagtctggaatttatatcttatatggtgataggctctgCTCCTATCTTATGAGACGGAACACATTGCGAAAAACGAGTAAACTGATTGCAACTCGCTTACCTAACCAAACtgtgatgtgtatttgtttataGTAAAATTAGTATATCTTGAATCTTTTACTACATATTTTAGTTTCGTTAAATGAGTAGTCATCTTCAAAAGTAATTCCACATATagtgatatataatattatgtttgtatccTATGTTTCTTCAGGTTGGTGGAAATACGACGAGCGCAGTAACAATGAACTAGAATTGGCTTTTAGCGCGGGAGAAAGTAGCTGCACATTACTTCTAGCTGGAGCTCTGTACATAGTAGATTTCCAAGCTCTAACACAAGTGAGAAGAAGTGATCAGACTAGAAAACGTAGAGTCAAGCGGGACACAACAAAATTTCCTGCAAAAGGTtaacagattatatttttttaaacataaatatctgGAACAGTATTTTTACATGTATAAACCAtgtcataaaaatgttttgtatttttttttataacaactgAATGACGATGAGCATGCCATTCGCCAGATGGTATGGCGCATGGTGTTTAATTCACTAGTATGTTTATGGGCTCCTtattccgcacttagcccgtaaaagtcgggccattgtgcgggacgtgcatgccggctacaaagcaagccagcctaactccGTCCAAAAACGCAGGATCTTCCTGGTGTCTCCACGGGCTTATCGGAGTGACCCTGGGGAATCGAGGATTTTTGCCCGTTGCGCAGTTACTCCTTCACATTCCAGGATGACGTGGTAAGCTGTTTCGTCGGCCAACAGGCATCCCCTACATAGGGGGCTGTCGGTCATACctagaacatataaatgtttgtttagtggGCAATGTCAGTAATGGTACCTACGACTATGCGTAGGTATGCCCTGTCCAAAGATAAAAGGCCCTTAGTCAGACGAGGATCCGGGTGTGGCACGGCTTCCCGGAATTGTCTGCATGTACTGATACTCGCCCATTGATCCGCGTGTAGTTTATGTGTTCTGTGACGCAGCCATGTGCTCAGCTGGTAAAAGAGGAGCGACATGATTGGTTCGGGACCCATTAAGGTCTGGTCCGATCCTCTTTTTGCCAGCTCGTCAGCTGCGTCATGTCCTAGAGAGCCACTGTGCCCTTTGATCCACTGTAGGCTAAATGAGTTATGTTTCTCTATACCCTCCAGTGCTTGGTGGCACTGTAGTATGAGCCCTGATTGAATGGTCGTGCTATCAAGGGCTCGAAATACAGCAGCGCTATCGGATACAATACGTATTTTGTGGCCTATAAGGCCCCGCTTTTCCACTGCTTTGGCTGCCTCCGTGATGGCGACACATTCACATTGGTAGATGGAACTGAGTGCGCCTAAGGCCATTGAtatcttgatgttaatttctggtGAAAACACACCTGCCTCCGATCCTGTCCTGGTCTTAGACCCATCGGTGTATATTCGCAGTTCGTGTGTGCCAGACCAGTCATGCTGTCCTTCGGTCAGTCTAACGGTGTAGTTTTTTCCGAAGATATGTTGTTTGGGTACCCTGTCGTTGGGAGCGGCCATCAGTGGTTTGTAGTTGATGGCCTCTTCCAGAATTTCGGCGTGGGCACCTATTGCTATACCCTAGAGCTTAAGTGTCTTTAACCTGATTGCTGCTGAGGCTGCCTCTTGTTGGATAAACAGATCCAAGGGCGGCAGTCCCAACAGGACCTCTAAAGCAGCTGTGGGTGTAGTTTTCATGCAGCCCATTATAGCTGTACACGCTAATCTCTGAAATTGCTGCAGTTTGTTTCTAGCTGTGGATAGTTTGGTTCTGGGCCACCAGACTACAGCTCCATAGGTGGTGATTGGTCGTACCACCGCAGTATATAGCCATCTGGCAATTTTAGGGTGTAAGCCCCAAGTTTTGCCGAGAAGTCTTTTACACTGCCAAAATGTGATACAGGCCTTCTCTAGTTTGTGGTCCAGATGTTTATTCCATAAGAGTTTATCATCCAAAATGACACCTAGGTATTTCACCTCTTTTGTAAGAGACAACGTAGTGCCTTGTAGTTTAGGTAAGCGAAAATTTTCCGTAGTTCGCTTTCTTGTGAACAATACGAGTTCGGTTTTCGATGAGTTTACCGTTAGTCCTTGTTCTAGGCACCATCGTTCGACGATTTTGAGGGCCCCTTGCATGAGATCGCAAAGGACGCCTTCTAATTTTCCCTTAATAAGGATTGCTACATCGTCTGCATAGCCTATAGTGTGGAAGCCAGCCTCGTTTAGTGACCTAATTAGGTCATCCACTACCAGGTTCCACAAGAGTGGCGATATTTCTCCCCCCTGTGGGCAGCCTTTCGATACAATGGCTCGGACTCTGCCATTGACTGTCACCTGCACCGCTCTTTTCCTTAACATGTTACCTATCCAGTTGACTGTGGATGGGTTAGCACCATGGTTGAGCAGTGCACGGCTTTATGCTGTTAAAATGCGTCTTATCAAATGCTCCTTCGATGTCAATGAAGGCTGCAAGCGCTGAAGATTGTGTTGATAGTGCGCTCTCTATTGTCGTAATGACATTGTGAAGCGCTGATTCGGTTGATTTGCCAGAGGAGTAGGCGTGTTGTTGGTGATGTAGAGGGTGGTAAGTTAAAGCCTCATCTCGGAGATCTCGGTCACACAATCTCTCCATTGCCTTAAGAAGGAAGGAAGTGAGGCTGATTGGTCTATACGATTTTGGTTGTGTATAGTCACTCTTATCTGGTTTCGGTATAAATACTACTTTTACTTCTCTCCATTTATGGGGGGTGTAGCAGTGTATGAGGCATCCTCGGTAGATCTTAACTAGATGTGGAGCAATTGTGCTTTTGCTCCACATTTGCTTTTTTGAAATGCGTTTATTAGTGTTTCTGTCAGTTTATTTACGTGTTTCTCTATGTCAGCCGGCCCGCCATATTCCTCGGGGACGTGTTTGAAGTTCGGGCTTGCTTACACCAGCTTTCCGAACCATACGCTATCAGTTCGTCTAGGGTTGCGCCAAGGGTTCAGGCTTCTTAGTGTCCACGTTCAGTTTGTATCTTATCCATCTGTGATCCGAGTTAGATAGTTCATTAGATACCTGCCAATCTGATATTTTTTCCGAAATATTATCCGTTGACAGTGTTACTTATGTCTATAATAGTTTGATATCTGGAAGTTACAAAGATGGGTTCGGACCCTCTGTTTATGAGCCTAAGGTTAGTGGAGAATAAAAATTCAACCAAGTCATCACCTCTTTTTTTGGAAGCGCCGCTGTCCCAGATAGTATGATGAGCGTTCGCGTTAGCCGAGATGATCAGCTTAAGCTTCTTGTCTTCGCAGTGTCTGATTAGGTTCATTAGCTCAACTGTCGGTATGTCCGCGTCGCCCGGCAGATAGGCGGACGCTATTCGAGCACCAGGACTTACCACAGGGAGTATAGGACCCATGGACCGTGATGCAGCGAATCCGCACGGTGCGAGGGGTGCCAGGGCTGCCTAGACCGAGATTTTGGTTCGTGCTAGCTCTGGTCCCCGCGCCTCGCCGACTGCGCACCCCATGACCCCGTAATCCTCGCCAGCAACCCTTAAGGGGTGCCCTTACTGGTTACCCCAGGCTGGCTAGTTCCTGGGGCCACCGTTTAGAAGGAATGCCGGACCAAAGGGGGCGTGTTGTCCCCACCGGTATCAACAGCCGACCAGATGTACACTCAACCCCCCAGGATTCCATTATCCCCTCGTACGGCGCTCAACTACGCACGGTACAAGACGTAGGTGGGCTCATACCCCTCCACTACAGAGAGGTCGGTCTGACACGCCCACGGGTCATAACCTCTACCAGTCCTTTTTGCCGCGTAGCCGCAAGGTTGCTGGTTAAGCCTCTTCGGATAAACTCCGGTGGTTGGGAGGTTACTTCGCCAACGGCGAGCCAGACCCTATACGTGGAGTGATTCGCCGTTGCCCAGGTATACCGGCGGAGGATCGGCATTCTACTTGGACTTATCCGCATAGACCACCCATCCCGCCGCACACGAGGAGGTGACCCCCAACATATACCCAAATCATCACTAGTATAAgaccatttatttttactaaataaggTTTAATCAGAATGCATTATTTAAtctaatacttaaaaaataatttataaggagACAGTATCAATAGTATTACATTCAAAGAACCTATGTATTGTAAAACTTGGCAAATTGTCATACGGGAAATTCTCAATAATCAAGTTTctctttaatttattctttatgatGGTATTTAACTCTATCTTGTGTTCTGTTcagttttatacaatttaatatttctatcaGGTTATCAaaagaaacgtttttttcaGGGATAGCAGGCATTAAGACTGAAAAACGACAAGTACTAGACCCCTAAAAATGATGATGAAAATTCCAATACAAATAATGCTTGTGACACAGCAAATATTAGAACTAATGAAGAAAATTTATCAAGTACACTTCAAGTTGAAGTAATTTCTGAGAATGAAAGAGTTAATTATGTAGTGGATATGTTAGGGTAAgcgttttcttttaataataaccaATATGACTGGCAACTatgaaattatgtatataataatatgttcaccAGACAACATACAGCTAAAATTGGTTGCTGTAGAAACATTGACTTGCAGAGGGGTTCCCCATATactatgtgttttttttttataaaatgtattcctGGAAGTGGCTTTATAGTTAGTTGAGATTTCTTTTCTGATgggatttttttaacataatatgtagaaTACATCGCCAAGCAATAGTGCATGCACTGTTGTTTTAATTAGTATGACATTTTAGTTggcgtaattactggacattatgggACTTGCCATTAACATTTCTCAAGGTGACGAGCATACTGAAGTAGTAAGCAATATGTAATTTCAAGTTTTATATGATGTTGCTATGGTTTACGGATGGTTGTGTTGCTTTCCACCAGGCAAGCGCTCCCTCCTCTCAGTATTcagatgcaataaaaaataaaacacgataattttttttttgttacagagtTATACAcctggatgatgatgatgactccACTAGTGatgaaacagaaaatatttaactgCACCATACAATGTgaatctattaatataatattatgtttatttatatgacataaataacaattatatctGTTGTTTTATTGCCATCTCAAACTAAGacgctaaaaatatataatgggcTGCATGTTGCTGTTACCTTCTCtttttttacactttaaatGTAGATGCTCTTTTAAACTTACCTCTTACCTCTTCAATATgagttttctttttgtttgacAATTCTGATCAAATTATatgatcaaataaaaatgataaagtaccaataggggaccggacaggtattaccaaaaaatctgaaattcagtttaaagtaaagtttgtaatattaaaaatagtatctcatatttgtttttgtaaaagagttgtgatttgtatttttaaatcaataaataaaatacaataattataatatttttagtctattctttacggcaaatgaaacaccaatcacggcgcatgacgtcacacgtgggcaaaatgtaaacaaacagacgtcatctggatgtcataccgcattgtgttattttctgaggttattttaatgctttaaatgtgttttttgacacagaactactctaataattaatattaatttatacgggacgttgttactatcttccagcttaacgtttacaaattgtttaatcgttaatcataatggaccacaaaaaatatcgttggtgcgtcgtacctgaatgtaataatacttctatatctttaccaaacaaattatttattgatgtaccacgaaaacacatatacgaataaagtggttgcagttagcaagacgaacctacgacggaatgtctgcagactcaccgattta encodes:
- the LOC115449478 gene encoding E3 ubiquitin-protein ligase rnf146, producing the protein MNELSSQRNMNCNTMLVESRTEQDCAVCLQKCQHPTQLPCGHVFCFLCVKGVAFQSRKCAMCVAEIPVDYLDNPVLLEDVSSAQSNDDDSNQKYQWYYEGRNGWWKYDERSNNELELAFSAGESSCTLLLAGALYIVDFQALTQVRRSDQTRKRRVKRDTTKFPAKGIAGIKTEKRQVLDP
- the LOC119192427 gene encoding LOW QUALITY PROTEIN: RNA exonuclease 5-like (The sequence of the model RefSeq protein was modified relative to this genomic sequence to represent the inferred CDS: inserted 3 bases in 3 codons; deleted 1 base in 1 codon); translation: RKTSKNIRKHIPKFRLKTTGESACLTTGVNEXIPLVLTDVQHLLLHSLLGVSTYTSTRWYVLEKCGHISQTTCLILEGLSINNLENNLDKLIYLKNSCNHSVEILTPSVYKGSLVQELAQVPLSDAEKESLIQKYGSMNLALEVRKDLMVMMRAVFPIEDSISHSLDEETDTQDIQDKFPRTQLILSAWQLIDENYPVPLKGKLKNAYSDYIMTKDKYMPVTANSPLFGLDCEMCMTDAGLELTRVSLVNEKHESVYEALVKPYNDITNYLTRYSGITKTLLNDVSXRLEDVQRDIRDLLPADAILVGQSLNSDLHALKMMHPYIIDTSLVYNFTGERTRXTKIKTLAKEFLNEDIQSGSGGHCSVEDSIASLKLVQLKLSKNLEFGDAVHTNRQKYKENVVKMIQSPQYTMSIFNE